One window of the Geminocystis sp. M7585_C2015_104 genome contains the following:
- the hpnK gene encoding hopanoid biosynthesis-associated protein HpnK, producing the protein MGKYLIVNADDFGICEEVNETIIAAHRQGIVTSTSLMVSGEGVEEAVKLAKNNPSLGVGLHLVLCCGKSILPPSQIPHLVDCSGNFPNNPTVAGLRYQFIAAAREELKLEIKAQLDRFIETGLPLSHIDGHLHLHCHPVVINILVELAKEYPIRFIRLPLEELHYTLRLDSSNLGLKAIYANIFTLLRKYNERQLAGSGIRWLERVYGLLQTGHMTESYLLGLLPQIKTTTNEIYFHPQRQDDREFAALCSQRVKDMLVSEGFTLVNYWQLGERGD; encoded by the coding sequence ATGGGGAAGTATCTGATAGTAAATGCTGATGATTTTGGGATTTGTGAGGAGGTAAATGAGACAATTATAGCCGCCCATCGTCAAGGAATCGTAACTAGTACCAGTTTAATGGTATCGGGGGAGGGTGTGGAGGAGGCAGTGAAGCTTGCTAAAAATAATCCCAGCCTGGGAGTGGGTTTACACTTAGTTTTGTGTTGTGGCAAGTCGATTCTTCCTCCCTCTCAAATCCCTCATCTGGTTGACTGTAGCGGGAATTTCCCTAATAATCCTACTGTTGCCGGCTTGCGTTATCAGTTTATTGCTGCTGCCAGGGAGGAATTAAAGCTGGAAATTAAAGCACAATTGGATAGATTTATTGAAACTGGTCTTCCATTGTCTCATATAGATGGCCATTTACATCTCCACTGTCATCCTGTTGTCATTAACATTCTGGTAGAATTGGCAAAAGAGTATCCCATTAGATTTATTCGTCTACCTCTAGAAGAATTGCATTATACTCTTCGCCTCGACTCTAGTAATCTGGGGTTGAAGGCAATATATGCCAACATCTTTACTCTCCTGAGGAAATACAATGAGAGACAACTTGCTGGAAGCGGTATTAGATGGCTTGAGCGGGTATATGGTTTGCTACAAACGGGACACATGACAGAATCTTATTTGTTGGGGTTGCTTCCACAGATAAAAACCACTACCAATGAGATTTATTTTCATCCCCAGAGGCAAGACGACAGGGAGTTTGCGGCTTTATGTAGTCAGAGGGTAAAAGATATGTTAGTCTCAGAGGGTTTTACTCTGGTTAAT